Proteins encoded within one genomic window of Paroedura picta isolate Pp20150507F chromosome 17, Ppicta_v3.0, whole genome shotgun sequence:
- the LOC143827255 gene encoding uncharacterized protein LOC143827255: MDRKCPQPDATLGTPGIAVLARLRKRAAPLPSPVRDYTSHNPALRAADDRRSFPRSGVQSDRTVGCPKTPANRTGVCGVGRRDWLERALRLAVAVRGGAERGQVVRRERPANRHGDCGVVSGDWLWRSPRLAEAAGGGVSGRGLCSSARRFREEQRLPGGDAGGQGDSAALCPGLRVPQHPEPGAETQAGEIAVPLHPPKACWESSIWQAPWERL; this comes from the exons ATGGACAGGAAGTGCCCACAGCCAGACGCGACGCTGGGCACGCCGGGAATTGCAGTCCTTGCGCGTCTGCGGAAACGCGCGGCCCCCTTGCCGTCACCCGTCAGAGACTACACTTCCCATAATCCTGCGCTTCGCGCCGCCGACGACAGACGTTCCTTTCCGCGCTCCGGCGTCCAATCCGATAGGACCGTGGGGTGCCCGAAGACGCCGGCCAATCGGACGGGAGTCTGCGGCGTCGGGCGTAGGGATTGGCTAGAACGCGCCTTGCGATTGGCTGTGGCGGTGAGAGGCGGGGCGGAAAGGGGGCAGGTGgtgcgccgggagagaccggccaaTCGGCACGGAGACTGCGGCGTCGTGAGTGGCGATTGGCTATGGCGCAGCCCGCGATTGGCTGAGGCGGCAGGAGGCGGTGTTTCCGGTCGGGGCCTCTGTTCCTCCGCGCGCCGCTTCCGGGAG gaacaAAGACTTCCAGGAGGTGACGCTGGAGGACAGGGAGACTCTGCTGCGCTTTGCCCTGGCCTACGGGTTCCGCAACATCCAGAACCTGGTGCAGAAACTCAAGCGGGGGAAATCGCCGTACCACTACATCCTCCAAAAGCCTGTTGGGagagctccatttggcaggcCCCCTGGGAGCGTTTATAA